One Cotesia glomerata isolate CgM1 linkage group LG8, MPM_Cglom_v2.3, whole genome shotgun sequence genomic window carries:
- the LOC123270100 gene encoding basic proline-rich protein-like, translated as MNIYNKNGKKARGKRQMRVVAERPQLPPKRRITRRTGSQPNPPLPPELPVLPPLPPGPLANPPGLPADPSGPPANPPGPTAGPLGPPANPPGPLANQPGLPADLPGPPANPPGPPANPPGPLANQPGLPADLPGPPANPPGPTAGPPGPPANPPGPLANQPGLPADLPGPPANPPGPPANPPGPIGDPPGPPVNPPGPLADPLVPVQPPANPPGPPADPPGPPADPPGLPADSMLPLGPPNNAPSHQQVPTDRQSPQGAAVNQRLLQRPPQNPLRPQGFSNPRLPQGPRSNDLGAVGLSNRSMKAIRRFNQNYERFKAEQGQKMLVSIRHDSSTECRHHCTLPPPPSLSPMPPLSSGEHPSQYPAFPQYGQVPHHTMPPVHQHPAPQYFIPSTSQYHMPPVPQYSMPSNSQYSMPLVPQYSMPLTPQYFMPPAPPYSMPSVPQYPPPQTPQNSMPHHYPYSFPAPYYPPRF; from the exons ATGAATATCTATAATAAGAATGGAAAAAaag CGCGTGGAAAACGACAAATGCGCGTTGTGGCTGAGCGTCCGCAATTACCACCAAAGCGGAGAATCACTCGCAGGACTGGAAGTCAGCCGAACCCGCCGTTGCCGCCAGAGCTTCCAGTATTGCCGCCATTGCCTCCAGGACCTCTAGCTAATCCACCAGGACTTCCAGCTGATCCATCAGGACCTCCAGCTAATCCGCCAGGACCTACAGCTGGTCCGCTAGGACCTCCAGCTAATCCGCCAGGACCTCTAGCAAATCAACCAGGACTTCCAGCTGATCTACCAGGACCTCCAGCTAATCCGCCAGGACCTCCAGCTAATCCGCCAGGACCTCTAGCAAATCAACCAGGACTTCCAGCTGATCTACCAGGACCTCCAGCTAATCCGCCAGGACCTACAGCTGGTCCGCCAGGACCTCCAGCTAATCCGCCAGGACCTCTAGCAAATCAACCAGGACTTCCAGCTGATCTACCAGGACCTCCAGCTAATCCGCCAGGACCTCCAGCTAATCCGCCAGGACCTATAGGTGATCCACCAGGACCTCCAGTTAATCCGCCAGGACCTCTTGCTGATCCACTAGTACCTGTGCAACCTCCAGCTAATCCGCCAGGACCGCCAGCTGATCCGCCAGGACCTCCAGCTGATCCGCCAGGACTTCCAGCTGATTCGATGTTACCTCTTGGACCTCCAAATAATGCACCATCACATCAACAAGTTCCTACTGATCGACAGTCACCACAAGGAGCTGCAGTCAACCAAAGGTTACTGCAAAGACCTCCGCAAAATCCGCTGCGACCGCAAGGTTTTTCAAATCCAAGGTTGCCGCAAGGTCCTCGTTCGAACGATTTAGGTGCAGTAGGTTTATCAAACCGGTCTATGAAGGCAATTAGACGGTTCAATCAAAACTATGAGAGATTTAAAGCTGAACAAGGACAAAAAATGCTAG TTTCGATACGTCATGATAGTTCTACTGAATGTCGACACCACTGCACACTTCCTCCGCCTCCTTCACTGTCGCCAATGCCACCACTGAGTTCTGGGGAACATCCCTCTCAGTACCCTGCTTTCCCTCAATATGGTCAAGTTCCCCATCATACTATGCCTCCAGTTCATCAACATCCAGCCCCTCAGTACTTTATACCTTCAACCTCTCAATATCATATGCCCCCAGTCCCTCAATACTCCATGCCTTCTAACTCTCAATATTCTATGCCTTTAGTTCCCCAGTACTCTATGCCTTTAACCCCTCAGTACTTTATGCCTCCAGCCCCTCCGTACTCTATGCCTTCAGTTCCCCAGTATCCGCCACCACAAACTCCTCAAAATTCAATGCCGCATCACTACCCATATTCTTTTCCCGCTCCATACTATCCGCCTCGTTTTTAA